The following are encoded in a window of Pontiella desulfatans genomic DNA:
- the cysK gene encoding cysteine synthase A, which yields MEYYTNILNTIGNTPMLRLEKITDFPIYAKAEYLNPAGSVKDRVARHLIEQAEKSGELKPGMVIAEATSGNTGIGVTFVGVQKGYRVIIVMPENMSEERRKIIQAFGGELICTPAEESLNGCLAKLEELKQEIPNLYIPGQFTNPGNPEIHYKTTAAEIWKQMEGQVDAFVAGIGSGGTLAGVGKFLKEKDPDIMVVAVEPANVSALLGHEPGLHKIEGIGDGFIPDVLDVSMIDDVITVTDDDAIKTARNLTLKEGALVGTSSGANIWSSIQLSHKIGKDKNIVTVLPDRAERYFSTALI from the coding sequence ATGGAATATTACACCAACATCTTGAACACGATCGGCAACACGCCGATGTTGCGCCTTGAAAAAATCACCGACTTTCCCATCTATGCCAAGGCGGAATACCTGAACCCGGCTGGTAGCGTGAAGGATCGCGTGGCCCGGCACCTGATCGAGCAAGCCGAGAAGAGCGGCGAACTGAAACCGGGCATGGTCATTGCGGAGGCGACCTCCGGCAACACCGGTATCGGCGTGACGTTCGTGGGCGTTCAAAAGGGCTACCGCGTCATTATCGTCATGCCCGAAAACATGAGCGAGGAACGCCGCAAGATTATCCAGGCCTTCGGTGGCGAACTGATCTGCACGCCGGCCGAAGAGAGCCTCAACGGCTGCCTGGCCAAGTTGGAAGAGTTGAAGCAGGAGATTCCCAACCTCTACATCCCCGGCCAATTCACCAATCCCGGAAATCCGGAAATCCACTACAAGACGACCGCCGCCGAAATCTGGAAACAGATGGAGGGGCAGGTCGATGCATTCGTCGCGGGAATCGGCAGCGGCGGAACGCTGGCCGGCGTCGGAAAATTCCTGAAGGAAAAAGATCCGGACATCATGGTTGTTGCCGTCGAGCCCGCCAACGTGTCCGCCCTGCTCGGCCATGAACCCGGCCTGCATAAAATCGAGGGCATCGGCGATGGCTTCATACCCGACGTGCTGGATGTTTCCATGATCGACGACGTCATCACCGTTACCGACGACGATGCCATCAAAACCGCGCGGAACCTCACGCTGAAAGAGGGCGCGCTGGTGGGCACCTCGTCCGGCGCCAACATTTGGTCGTCCATCCAGCTCTCCCACAAGATCGGCAAGGATAAGAACATCGTCACCGTCCTGCCCGACCGCGCCGAGCGCTACTTCAGCACGGCGCTGATTTGA
- the ruvC gene encoding crossover junction endodeoxyribonuclease RuvC, with protein MAKQTVRILGIDTSLRSTGVGIIEVRGAEMRALAYGRIQNKPKVPHSECLENIYKTISDLIEDHKPDCAAIEGAFFAKNPKTAMVLGQARGAAIAACAVQQLTISEHTPRKVKSAVVGTGTADKTQVAKMVMRLLNLKEQPQEDAADALAIAICHHHQLALPKEMQAKTI; from the coding sequence ATGGCAAAACAAACGGTCAGGATTTTGGGGATTGATACGTCGCTTCGTTCGACGGGCGTCGGGATTATCGAGGTGCGGGGCGCGGAGATGCGGGCACTGGCCTATGGCCGGATCCAGAACAAGCCCAAGGTGCCGCACTCCGAGTGCCTGGAAAACATCTACAAGACCATCTCCGACCTGATCGAGGATCATAAACCCGATTGCGCCGCGATCGAGGGGGCCTTCTTTGCCAAAAATCCGAAGACGGCCATGGTGCTGGGACAGGCGCGCGGGGCGGCCATTGCCGCCTGCGCCGTCCAGCAGTTGACCATTTCCGAGCACACGCCGCGCAAGGTGAAGTCGGCCGTTGTCGGAACCGGTACGGCCGATAAAACGCAAGTGGCCAAGATGGTGATGCGCCTGCTGAATTTAAAAGAGCAACCGCAGGAAGACGCGGCCGATGCGCTCGCCATCGCCATCTGCCACCACCACCAACTCGCCCTTCCTAAAGAGATGCAGGCAAAAACCATTTAA
- a CDS encoding GNAT family N-acetyltransferase produces the protein MKKSVTIRYQQLGDAKRFYEILNSQNFTYFPAKPKTIKEERDFLRKNKEWREQKVWFNFTILYGDTIVGAVGVHRESHRPYCGEVGYFVDEEYWGKGIAVEAVKLIEKMAFEEFGITRIEINMIKANKASARVAEKSGYRKEGIAKGKLMLNGETCDCFVYGKAKNN, from the coding sequence ATGAAAAAGAGCGTAACCATACGATACCAGCAGCTCGGGGATGCCAAGCGGTTTTATGAAATCCTGAACAGCCAGAACTTCACCTACTTCCCGGCCAAACCTAAGACCATCAAGGAAGAGCGGGACTTCCTGCGAAAGAACAAGGAATGGCGCGAGCAGAAGGTCTGGTTCAACTTCACGATCCTATACGGAGATACAATTGTCGGTGCTGTCGGCGTGCACCGGGAGTCGCACCGGCCCTACTGCGGAGAGGTCGGTTATTTTGTAGATGAAGAATACTGGGGTAAAGGCATCGCAGTTGAAGCCGTGAAGCTCATCGAAAAGATGGCCTTTGAAGAGTTCGGCATCACACGTATCGAAATCAACATGATAAAAGCCAATAAAGCCAGCGCGCGGGTTGCAGAAAAATCCGGCTACCGCAAAGAAGGCATCGCCAAAGGTAAACTCATGCTCAACGGCGAAACCTGCGACTGCTTTGTCTATGGCAAAGCGAAAAATAATTAA
- a CDS encoding type II toxin-antitoxin system VapC family toxin encodes MIAPDLFASEVANVFWKYHAFQNMPMEHAEAAMELALELPDSLADVRELYTEAFAMACRTRHPVYDMLYLVLARRNNALLLTRDGALKMLAAKHDVRVD; translated from the coding sequence GTGATTGCCCCAGACCTGTTTGCTTCAGAAGTCGCCAATGTCTTCTGGAAATACCATGCGTTCCAAAACATGCCGATGGAACATGCCGAGGCGGCCATGGAGCTGGCACTGGAGCTTCCTGACTCTCTGGCCGATGTCCGTGAACTTTATACGGAAGCTTTTGCAATGGCATGCCGCACCCGGCACCCGGTATACGACATGCTCTACCTCGTCCTCGCCCGCCGCAACAACGCCCTGCTACTGACCCGGGATGGTGCATTGAAAATGCTGGCAGCGAAACACGATGTGCGGGTTGACTAG
- the rbr gene encoding rubrerythrin, protein MKSLKGTETEQNLLKSFAGESQARNRYTYFASAAKKEGLVQISAMFERTADQEKEHAKRFFKQLEGGGVEITAMFPAGVIGTTAENLKASADGENEEWTELYPAFAAKAREEGFEAAAVIWEKIAIAEKQHEKQYRDLLANLEAGKVFKKDGVVIWQCRNCGFIHEAAEAPGMCPACAHPQAHFEVLGENY, encoded by the coding sequence ATGAAAAGCCTCAAAGGCACGGAAACCGAACAGAACCTGCTGAAATCCTTCGCGGGGGAATCCCAGGCGCGCAACCGCTACACCTACTTCGCATCCGCCGCGAAAAAGGAAGGCCTCGTGCAGATTTCCGCCATGTTCGAAAGAACCGCGGACCAGGAAAAGGAACACGCCAAGCGTTTCTTCAAACAGCTCGAAGGCGGCGGCGTGGAGATCACGGCCATGTTCCCGGCCGGTGTGATCGGCACCACGGCTGAAAACCTGAAAGCTTCGGCCGATGGCGAAAACGAAGAGTGGACGGAGCTCTATCCGGCCTTCGCGGCCAAGGCCCGCGAGGAAGGATTCGAAGCCGCGGCCGTGATCTGGGAAAAGATCGCCATTGCCGAAAAACAGCATGAAAAACAGTACCGCGATCTGCTGGCCAACCTCGAAGCCGGAAAGGTCTTCAAGAAAGACGGCGTGGTCATCTGGCAGTGCCGTAACTGCGGCTTCATCCACGAGGCGGCAGAGGCTCCCGGCATGTGCCCGGCCTGCGCACACCCGCAGGCGCACTTCGAAGTCCTGGGCGAAAACTACTAA
- a CDS encoding Fur family transcriptional regulator produces MPDIDPSEVEARLGRLTEVCRENGLRMTHQRLEVFREVASTGEHPDADTIFRRVRKRLTTISHDTVYRTLASLEEMGLVSRVDPIGGRARYDANGDTHHHFICTKCGSISDIYLNDEPTLPDGIEALGSAESLHVQVRGVCHTCNPTMRNKP; encoded by the coding sequence ATGCCTGACATCGATCCAAGTGAAGTGGAAGCCCGGCTGGGGCGGCTGACGGAAGTCTGTCGCGAAAACGGCCTGCGCATGACACACCAGCGGCTGGAAGTCTTCCGCGAGGTGGCGAGCACCGGGGAGCATCCCGATGCCGACACCATCTTCCGGCGCGTGCGAAAACGGTTGACGACCATCTCGCACGACACGGTCTACCGCACGCTGGCATCGCTGGAGGAAATGGGGCTCGTCAGCCGGGTCGATCCCATCGGCGGCCGCGCGCGCTACGACGCCAACGGCGATACGCACCACCATTTCATCTGCACGAAATGCGGCAGCATTTCGGACATCTACTTAAACGACGAACCCACCCTGCCGGATGGCATCGAAGCTCTCGGCAGCGCCGAAAGCCTGCATGTGCAGGTGCGCGGCGTCTGCCATACATGCAACCCAACCATGAGGAACAAACCATGA
- a CDS encoding acyl-[acyl-carrier-protein] thioesterase, protein MSDQVKPEWHAEHLIASYDVDPNCVARLPVFCRFMQEAAYFHAEHLGVGHSQLSPSGISWVLARMRIEIGRLPKWGESIRLRTWPSNRDRLFYHRDFEITDGDGKLLLLASTAWFVIDIRKRQRIIPDWWETANFPVGAKVFRSKLERLKSYGCEGGEPMAVNYGDLDQNGHVNNVRYMEWILNSLPREFHQSNRLQSIEVNYLAEAVYGHQVSICASEPEPLVFDHAIRADGADLFRARSVWKPV, encoded by the coding sequence ATGTCCGATCAAGTAAAACCCGAGTGGCACGCGGAGCATTTGATTGCATCCTACGACGTGGATCCCAATTGCGTTGCGCGTTTGCCGGTGTTCTGCCGGTTCATGCAGGAGGCGGCCTATTTCCATGCCGAGCATCTCGGGGTGGGGCACTCGCAGCTTTCACCGTCCGGTATCTCGTGGGTGTTGGCGAGAATGCGCATCGAGATCGGACGGTTGCCGAAATGGGGCGAATCCATCCGCTTGCGGACGTGGCCCTCGAACCGCGACCGCCTGTTCTACCACCGGGATTTCGAAATTACGGATGGGGACGGCAAGCTTCTGCTACTGGCCAGCACGGCTTGGTTCGTTATCGATATCCGAAAGCGGCAGCGTATCATTCCGGACTGGTGGGAGACGGCGAATTTTCCGGTTGGGGCCAAGGTGTTCCGCTCGAAGCTGGAACGGTTGAAAAGCTACGGATGCGAGGGGGGAGAACCCATGGCCGTCAACTATGGCGACCTCGACCAAAATGGGCACGTCAACAATGTCCGCTACATGGAATGGATCCTAAACAGCCTTCCCCGCGAGTTCCATCAGTCAAACCGGCTCCAATCCATCGAGGTCAACTATCTTGCGGAAGCGGTGTACGGCCACCAGGTTTCTATTTGTGCATCGGAACCCGAACCGTTGGTTTTCGATCACGCCATCCGTGCGGATGGTGCCGACCTGTTCCGGGCAAGGTCTGTCTGGAAACCCGTTTAA
- a CDS encoding glutamate synthase-related protein, producing MVTYVCTVCGFEHSDSNELPDDWACPVCGASKALFNKKPAEGEPVGHSTQLIPSDKPKEQDPSTYLKDWERPSDDTEDWMKDIHEMAQTGHSIHEPMRTKLPVVSWGDILIKGAQLNPMPLAHDADVSTKTIIGKNAARPMELDTPVMVSHMSYGALSKEAKMALAKGSGMVGTGMCSGEGGILPESRALAHKYIFEYVPNQYSVTEENLRNADAIEIKIGQSAKPGMGGHLPGNKVTDEIAAVRGREKGLDIISPSSFSDIQSATDLKTKVDWLRERSGGRPIGIKMAAGNIEADLEFALSAGPDFITFDGRAGATGSAPKHIKAATSVPTIHALHRARKFLDANNATVDLIITGGLRVSSDMAKALAMGADAVAIASAAMMAIGCQQYRMCNSGKCPMGIATQEPELRKRLNIDQSAQRLANYLTVCTEELKTFARITGNADVHGLNSKSLFTTNSEISNHTNIEHA from the coding sequence ATGGTCACTTACGTTTGCACAGTTTGCGGTTTTGAACACAGCGACAGCAACGAGCTGCCCGACGATTGGGCCTGCCCGGTCTGCGGAGCCAGCAAGGCGCTGTTCAATAAGAAGCCGGCCGAAGGCGAACCGGTCGGCCATTCAACCCAACTGATTCCGTCCGACAAACCCAAGGAACAGGATCCGTCCACCTATCTGAAAGACTGGGAGCGGCCCTCCGACGACACGGAAGACTGGATGAAGGATATCCACGAAATGGCGCAAACCGGCCATTCCATCCATGAGCCGATGCGCACGAAGCTGCCGGTGGTTTCGTGGGGCGATATCCTGATTAAAGGCGCGCAGCTCAACCCGATGCCGCTGGCGCACGATGCCGACGTTTCCACCAAGACCATCATCGGGAAAAATGCGGCCAGGCCGATGGAGCTGGATACCCCGGTGATGGTCTCGCACATGTCGTACGGCGCGCTCTCGAAAGAGGCCAAAATGGCGCTGGCCAAGGGGAGCGGCATGGTCGGCACCGGCATGTGTTCCGGCGAAGGCGGCATCCTGCCCGAAAGCCGCGCGCTGGCGCACAAATATATTTTCGAATACGTCCCGAACCAATACAGCGTGACCGAGGAAAACCTCCGGAACGCCGACGCCATCGAAATCAAGATCGGCCAGTCGGCCAAGCCCGGTATGGGCGGCCACCTGCCCGGCAACAAGGTGACGGATGAAATTGCGGCGGTTCGCGGACGTGAAAAAGGGCTGGATATCATCAGTCCTTCCTCCTTCAGCGACATTCAATCGGCAACAGACCTGAAGACCAAGGTGGACTGGCTGCGCGAACGTTCCGGAGGGCGGCCCATCGGCATCAAGATGGCGGCCGGCAACATTGAGGCCGATCTTGAATTCGCGCTGTCGGCCGGCCCGGATTTCATCACCTTCGACGGGCGCGCGGGAGCAACCGGCTCGGCACCAAAACACATCAAGGCCGCCACCTCGGTTCCGACCATCCATGCCCTCCACCGCGCCCGGAAATTCCTCGATGCAAACAACGCCACCGTCGACCTGATCATCACCGGCGGCCTCCGCGTTTCGTCCGACATGGCCAAGGCGCTCGCCATGGGGGCCGACGCCGTTGCCATCGCCAGCGCGGCAATGATGGCGATCGGTTGCCAGCAATACCGCATGTGCAACTCCGGCAAGTGCCCCATGGGCATCGCCACCCAGGAACCCGAGCTGCGCAAGCGGCTCAACATCGACCAATCGGCCCAGCGTCTGGCCAACTATCTGACCGTCTGCACCGAAGAGCTCAAAACCTTCGCCCGCATCACCGGCAACGCCGACGTGCACGGGCTGAACAGCAAATCGCTGTTCACCACCAACTCGGAAATCTCGAACCACACGAATATCGAACATGCCTGA
- a CDS encoding thiamine pyrophosphate-dependent enzyme produces MKWKCNVCGYEHDGPEPPETCPVCGVPASEFSPMTSETPEETVPESTEQPTVSDVMVETMINWGVTTVFGMVGHSNLGLADAIRKQCEAGKLKYIGIRHEGAASFAASAFGKLTGKPAACLSIAGPGATNLLTGLWDARMDRIPILALTGQIDTQVLGPGAFQEVDLASAFSSVACWSQTVLDTSHHAELMNLALKNAILQRDVGHLIYPNEVQTLPAPDQEAGTPEGRLPALDITPPESALSQALERLNQAKRPAIIVGHGARFQMDAVKRLANELNCPVITTFKGKGLIRDDDPLGCGVLGRSGTLVSAHFMNSADLLVVFGASFSQHTGINKDIPTIQVDLDPITLGKFHSVDVPVVGEIGITANLLSKGLENPKSIDRREEIAAKKAEWKAEKENRATKDNGKGLNASSVFAQLSELIPDNAVIAVDVGNNTYSFGRYFESKGQPVLMSGYLGSIGFGYPAAMGAWAAAPERPIVALTGDGGFGQYMGELCTAVKYNMNITHILINNNELGKISTEQRMAEMEVWETGLHNPNFAEYAEICGAKGFRVEKPEEIAEAVKAALAHEGAALVEIMCDPELV; encoded by the coding sequence ATGAAATGGAAATGCAATGTCTGCGGCTATGAACACGATGGCCCCGAACCTCCGGAAACCTGCCCCGTCTGCGGCGTCCCCGCCTCCGAGTTTTCGCCGATGACTTCCGAGACCCCTGAAGAGACGGTGCCGGAATCCACCGAGCAACCGACCGTTTCGGACGTGATGGTCGAAACCATGATCAACTGGGGCGTCACCACGGTCTTCGGAATGGTGGGCCACTCCAACCTTGGACTCGCCGATGCCATCCGCAAACAGTGCGAGGCCGGCAAATTGAAGTATATCGGCATCCGCCACGAGGGTGCGGCCTCGTTCGCCGCTTCGGCCTTCGGCAAGCTGACCGGCAAGCCCGCCGCCTGCCTCTCCATCGCCGGCCCCGGCGCAACCAACCTGCTGACGGGACTGTGGGATGCGCGGATGGATCGGATACCGATCCTCGCGCTGACCGGACAGATCGACACGCAGGTGCTCGGCCCCGGCGCGTTCCAGGAGGTCGATCTAGCCTCGGCCTTTTCCAGCGTCGCCTGCTGGAGCCAGACCGTGCTCGATACCAGCCACCACGCAGAGTTGATGAACCTGGCGCTGAAAAACGCGATCCTCCAGCGCGACGTTGGCCACCTGATCTATCCCAACGAAGTGCAGACCCTCCCTGCGCCGGATCAAGAAGCCGGCACCCCGGAAGGCCGGCTTCCCGCCCTCGACATTACCCCACCGGAAAGCGCGCTGTCCCAAGCACTGGAACGGTTGAACCAAGCGAAACGCCCGGCCATCATCGTCGGCCACGGCGCACGCTTCCAGATGGATGCCGTGAAAAGACTGGCCAATGAACTGAACTGCCCGGTCATCACCACCTTTAAAGGCAAAGGGCTGATCCGCGATGACGACCCGCTGGGTTGCGGCGTTCTCGGCCGTAGCGGAACGTTGGTTTCGGCGCACTTCATGAACAGCGCCGACCTGCTGGTTGTATTCGGCGCGTCGTTCTCGCAGCACACCGGCATCAATAAAGACATCCCAACGATCCAGGTCGACCTCGATCCGATCACACTGGGCAAGTTCCATTCCGTGGATGTTCCGGTGGTCGGAGAAATCGGGATTACAGCCAACCTCCTTTCCAAAGGGTTGGAAAACCCGAAGAGCATCGACCGGCGCGAAGAGATCGCGGCGAAGAAGGCGGAGTGGAAAGCCGAGAAGGAAAACCGCGCAACAAAAGATAACGGCAAGGGGCTCAACGCATCCTCCGTCTTTGCCCAACTCAGCGAGCTGATCCCAGACAATGCGGTGATCGCCGTGGACGTGGGCAACAACACCTATTCGTTCGGTCGATATTTCGAGAGCAAGGGCCAGCCGGTTCTGATGTCGGGCTACCTCGGCTCCATCGGCTTCGGCTATCCCGCCGCCATGGGCGCCTGGGCGGCCGCGCCGGAACGGCCGATCGTTGCGCTCACCGGCGACGGCGGCTTCGGCCAGTACATGGGCGAGTTGTGCACGGCGGTCAAATACAACATGAACATCACCCATATCCTGATCAACAACAATGAGCTTGGCAAAATCAGCACCGAGCAACGCATGGCCGAAATGGAAGTCTGGGAAACCGGACTGCATAATCCAAACTTCGCGGAATATGCCGAGATCTGCGGCGCAAAAGGATTCCGCGTGGAAAAACCCGAAGAGATTGCCGAAGCCGTGAAAGCGGCATTGGCCCATGAAGGAGCAGCCCTGGTGGAGATCATGTGCGACCCGGAGTTGGTCTAG
- the katG gene encoding catalase/peroxidase HPI: MNTESKCPVTGMGHSSGGTANRDWWPNELRLDLLHAHSSKSNPMGEDFNYAEAFKKLNLKAVKKDLTELMTDSQAWWPADWGHYGGLMIRMAWHSAGTYRVGDGRGGGGRGQQRFAPVNSWPDNVSLDKARRLLWPIKQKYGNNISWADLIILAGNVALESMGFKCFGFGGGREDVWEPDHDVNWGSERGWLENDDRDLDVKKKDNPLAAVQMGLIYVNPEGPNGNPDPVASGKDVRETFARMAMNDEETVALVAGGHTFGKCHGAGPAKHVGPEPEAAPLEEMGLGWKSNYKSGKGGDTITSGIEGAWKPNPTKWDMGYLKVLLKYDYELVKSPAGAHQWYAIDVDEEDLIVDAHDPSKKHPPMMTTADLSLKFDPQYQKIAKRYLENPDAFYDAFARAWFKLTHRDMGPKSRYLGSEVPAENLIWQDPVPPVNHKLASAADVKELKQQILKSGLPIPQLVSTAWNSASTFRGSDKRGGANGARIRLAPQKSWEVNQPAQLRKVLKVLEEIQGTFNRKHKKQNKQISLADLIVLGGCAAIEKAAEKSGPKVTVPFKPGRTDASQEMTEVDSFAYLEPVADGFRNYLPKNYSIPAEELLIDRAQLLTLTAPEMTVLVGGLRVLNANYKKSKNGVLTKQKETLTNDFFVNLCDMGTEWKPSAEEDGLYEGFDRKTGRRKWTATRVDLVFGANSQLRALAEVYAQDDSKKKFVNDFVAAWNKVMNLDRFDLV, translated from the coding sequence ATGAACACCGAAAGCAAATGCCCGGTGACGGGAATGGGCCATTCCAGCGGGGGAACGGCAAACAGGGACTGGTGGCCGAATGAACTACGGCTCGATCTCCTGCACGCACATTCGTCGAAGTCCAACCCCATGGGAGAGGACTTCAACTATGCCGAAGCGTTCAAGAAACTGAATTTGAAAGCGGTCAAGAAGGATTTGACCGAGCTGATGACCGACTCCCAGGCATGGTGGCCTGCGGACTGGGGCCATTACGGCGGCCTCATGATCCGCATGGCGTGGCATAGCGCCGGAACCTACCGCGTCGGCGATGGCCGGGGCGGCGGCGGACGCGGCCAGCAACGCTTCGCTCCGGTCAACAGCTGGCCGGACAATGTTAGCCTAGACAAGGCAAGGCGGCTGCTTTGGCCGATCAAGCAAAAATATGGAAACAACATTTCCTGGGCCGACCTGATCATCCTTGCCGGTAATGTTGCGCTTGAATCGATGGGCTTCAAATGCTTCGGTTTCGGCGGCGGACGCGAGGATGTATGGGAGCCCGACCATGACGTCAACTGGGGCTCCGAAAGAGGCTGGCTTGAAAACGATGACCGGGACCTTGACGTTAAAAAGAAGGATAATCCACTGGCCGCCGTACAGATGGGGCTGATCTACGTGAACCCTGAAGGCCCGAACGGCAATCCGGATCCGGTGGCCTCCGGCAAGGATGTCCGCGAAACCTTTGCGCGCATGGCCATGAACGACGAAGAGACGGTTGCGCTTGTTGCGGGCGGCCATACGTTCGGCAAGTGCCACGGCGCGGGGCCCGCCAAGCATGTGGGCCCCGAACCCGAGGCGGCTCCGCTCGAAGAGATGGGGCTGGGCTGGAAGAGCAACTACAAGAGCGGCAAGGGCGGCGACACGATCACCAGTGGCATCGAAGGCGCTTGGAAGCCTAATCCCACGAAATGGGATATGGGTTACCTGAAGGTACTGCTTAAATACGACTATGAGCTGGTCAAGAGTCCGGCCGGCGCGCACCAGTGGTATGCCATCGATGTGGATGAGGAAGATTTGATTGTCGATGCGCACGATCCGTCAAAAAAGCATCCGCCCATGATGACAACGGCGGATCTCTCGCTGAAGTTCGATCCGCAATACCAAAAGATCGCCAAGCGCTATCTGGAAAACCCGGATGCGTTTTATGATGCGTTTGCACGGGCGTGGTTCAAGCTGACGCACCGCGACATGGGCCCTAAATCGCGCTATCTTGGTTCCGAAGTACCGGCCGAAAACCTGATCTGGCAAGATCCGGTTCCACCGGTAAACCATAAGTTGGCCAGCGCAGCCGACGTCAAAGAACTCAAGCAACAGATTCTCAAGTCTGGACTGCCGATTCCCCAATTGGTTTCGACCGCCTGGAACTCGGCCTCCACCTTCCGCGGCTCCGATAAGCGCGGCGGAGCAAACGGTGCACGCATCCGGCTGGCGCCGCAGAAGAGCTGGGAAGTCAACCAACCTGCGCAACTGCGTAAAGTGCTCAAGGTGCTCGAAGAAATCCAGGGCACGTTTAACCGCAAGCACAAGAAACAGAACAAGCAGATCTCGCTGGCCGACCTCATCGTGCTGGGCGGCTGCGCGGCCATCGAAAAGGCTGCCGAAAAAAGCGGCCCAAAGGTGACCGTGCCCTTTAAACCGGGACGGACGGATGCTTCGCAGGAAATGACCGAGGTGGATTCGTTCGCCTACCTCGAGCCGGTAGCCGACGGGTTCCGCAACTATCTTCCGAAGAATTATTCCATCCCGGCGGAAGAACTGCTGATTGACCGTGCGCAGCTGCTGACACTGACCGCCCCCGAAATGACGGTGCTGGTCGGAGGCCTCCGCGTATTGAACGCCAACTACAAGAAGTCGAAGAACGGCGTTTTAACCAAACAGAAGGAAACGCTGACGAACGACTTCTTCGTGAATCTGTGCGACATGGGCACCGAATGGAAGCCTTCGGCGGAAGAGGACGGCCTCTACGAAGGATTCGACCGCAAAACGGGCAGGCGCAAATGGACGGCAACCCGGGTGGATCTGGTCTTCGGCGCAAACTCGCAACTTCGTGCTCTGGCGGAAGTCTATGCACAGGACGATTCAAAGAAAAAATTCGTAAACGACTTCGTTGCGGCCTGGAACAAGGTGATGAACCTTGATCGCTTCGATCTCGTTTAA
- a CDS encoding sugar phosphate isomerase/epimerase family protein, which produces MNRKNFINTVAAASAVSALGARAAGHAPKSEFKISLAQWSIRNLHRGKEPGADLLDPLDFAKYAKNTCGIDGIEYVNSFYFGKEGDATYFAELKKRAEGEGVKSLLIMCDGCGRVGDPKEASRIETVEKHKPWMAAAAQLGCHSIRVNAGSTGSFEEQQKLAADGLAKLADAAKPYGLNVIVENHGGLSSNGAWLAGVMKMVDLPTVGTLPDFGNFKIDRKTGEEYDRYLGMKELMPFAKGVSAKSHAFDAEGNETKSDYFRIMKIVADSGYRGYVGVEWEGSKPGATEGILLTKALIERAVAEL; this is translated from the coding sequence ATGAACCGAAAAAACTTCATCAATACCGTGGCAGCCGCCTCTGCCGTATCCGCATTGGGAGCCCGGGCCGCAGGCCATGCACCCAAGTCCGAATTCAAGATTTCGCTCGCGCAATGGTCGATCCGCAACCTGCATCGCGGAAAAGAGCCGGGGGCGGATCTGCTCGATCCGCTCGATTTCGCGAAGTATGCCAAGAACACGTGCGGCATCGATGGCATTGAATATGTCAACTCCTTCTATTTCGGGAAAGAGGGCGACGCAACCTATTTCGCCGAACTCAAGAAGCGCGCCGAGGGCGAAGGGGTCAAGAGCCTGTTGATCATGTGCGACGGTTGCGGCCGCGTTGGCGATCCAAAGGAAGCCTCCCGCATTGAAACGGTTGAAAAACACAAGCCATGGATGGCCGCCGCCGCGCAGCTCGGCTGCCACTCCATCCGCGTTAACGCCGGTAGCACCGGCAGCTTCGAGGAGCAGCAAAAGCTGGCGGCCGACGGCCTGGCCAAGCTGGCCGATGCGGCCAAGCCCTACGGCCTGAACGTCATCGTCGAAAACCATGGCGGGCTGTCGAGCAACGGTGCCTGGTTGGCGGGTGTGATGAAGATGGTCGACCTGCCGACGGTTGGAACGCTTCCGGACTTTGGGAACTTTAAGATCGATCGTAAAACCGGCGAAGAATACGACCGCTATCTGGGCATGAAGGAACTCATGCCGTTTGCCAAAGGGGTCAGTGCCAAGAGCCACGCGTTCGATGCCGAAGGCAACGAAACCAAGAGCGACTATTTCCGCATCATGAAGATCGTGGCCGACTCCGGCTACCGGGGTTATGTTGGTGTCGAGTGGGAAGGCTCCAAGCCCGGTGCCACGGAAGGCATCCTGCTGACCAAGGCGCTGATCGAGCGCGCCGTCGCGGAACTTTAA